The genomic segment TATCCAACATCATCTTACCAACATTTAAGGCTTTAAATATGACTAAAaaactctttatatatatataaaaaaattatccaataatagagttttataaattaataagcGATATTTTAAAACTAGCACATGTTTTGAATCATATTCGGAAAAAAGCGGACACTTGGAATTGTTTAAACCTTGTTTATAGAATTGAAAAAGTGTTCATGATAAGGCCGAAGGGTTAAGTTAAGTTTCGGCCAAACTTATATATGATGTTAATACATTTTATATTTGTTGAGAGCCCGATTCAACCTAAAATATTGACCTAAATTTTTGCCAGACCTGTCCATATTTATAAATGACTAATCCAAATTCATTTTATATCtgtctatattatttttaatttaagatttaagatctttttattaaaattttgagtttagacaaattaattaacatattttttaatgttttcatagtattgtattatatatttatttttatgtgatataaattacataatatatagaaataaaataaaaatatgttacaaaagtataaaataaacTGAGCCGAGTTTGAATATTAAATGTTCAAACCTGAATTCAATCCATATTTAGCTCAAATCATTCAACCATATGGGAACAGTGTTGGTTCAGTCCTCTCTAGTTTAGTGGAAAGTTGACTTTTGATGTATATTATCTATATTTATATCAAGTCTTTAATTGAGTTGTGTAATGAGATTATTAGATGCTAACTCAATTGAGGTATTACTAAAacattttttatgtaaatattaatatggagggtattttcatttttttacatctttaattaaataatagtatGATGGAATTTAAATTTAGGTACATAcatattaaacttttaattttgtcattttaatcaaaacatcatctgatttttatatgattttcaataagtatatttgttacataatttttttcaccTACATCATAGGTGTGCCATAATTTAGTAATATTGAAAAGGCTTAATGCATTATTTAGGGTTTCAACTTGACAAGTGTCCCTATGTTGAGGCTTAAACTTCTTTTTTTATCAAGTTTGTTCTTGACTtaaatttttttggggtttaagtTAGTCCCTGatattttcttaaagaaaaattGGACTCAAAAAAATTTAAGCCACAATGTAAGAATATTTGTCAAGTTCCAAGGTTTagacaaaaaagaagaagtttaGACCCAACAACTGTCTAGTTCAAGTTTCAATGTGAGAATAAttgtcaaatttaaaaattagacaaaaaaaaaaaacaaattcacaTGTGAACGTAGTAACCAACGTCAAATTCAAGCCCAAAAATTAATTAACCCTATTGAAAAGTATAGATTTGTAATTGATTTTAACATCTTTGAGAATTAACTAGGTCTGTTGTGGAACCTAGCTCTTATTAGTTTAATGAGATAGAGATTATTCTATTTGTGGTGTGTGAATTGATGTGATTTATCGAATAAAAAACAATAACTGTTGTGTGAAAATTATGTTCCAAATCAAGAACCAATAGCTCTCCTCTTCATTGTTACCCTATAATATATCATCGAAGACAAACCAATAGCTCTCTCATTTCCCTCATCAATTCAATCATCTGACCTTTAAATAACTTACCATCATTaacaaaacattaaaaagaaaacatgtcATGGAAAAGAAACAGGGAAAAAGGCAGTACGTACCAAAGTTAGAATCATTTCATGTTAAAtggttttttgttttctttcataaacaggaaaaagaaaaaaaggatgggAAAAATGCATACCATATATCAACATAagctaagagaaaaaaaaaggagttcaagaagaagaagaagaagaagaagaagaagaagccttCATTGTAATTACATCTCCTGCACAAAAACAAAGTTGAAAAAAAAGTAGTAGCCCCCAAAAGAGAAGGACTTATAGCTATAAAATATTATTCATCTAAAGTAAAAGTGAAACCCTTTCCTCTTTGATTTTTAGACAAATTAGTACAATTTTGTGGTAGCTGATCTTGTGAACTtcttagaagaagaagaagatgaagatgaagatgaagatggtgAATTACGATTATTTGAAAAATCCCCAGACCTTCTCAGCATCTGTCTCATACCATCAGCTACACGAACTGCTGGATTGGATTTGAATTTGCCACAAAATGACATATGAGCTTCAACAGCTTCTTCAACCCCAAATTGTTGTTTCTTGTTTCTACTCACTTCATCTCTAACAGCTTCTGAACATAACCCACATAACCATTTCCCTTCAAATTTGGACTTAACTTCATTGATATAATCTTGGGTACAATCTTCTTTCAATCCACAACACTCACATCTAACTGATTCAATTTCCATAGCCATTTCACCCCTTTGCTTGAATGTTGAGGAAAGATGGGAGTCAATTTCCATtgctatttttttaatagttgGATTTGATTGTAATGATAGAATAGGAAGTgggattttcttttttcttttttggtacaaGGAGTGTGTGTAagaatatatatgtgtttgatgttTTGTATGAGAGATTATATAGCTTTTATGGTTGGTCTGAAAGAAAGGGAGTTGGAGTTATAGAGTAGGGGAAAGCTTCCATTATTTACTCCATGTTCTAAGAGAGACAAGGCCAAGTGGAAATTGTGACAATATTGTCGGAGAGGGGGGGCCTTTGGATTATAACCCTTTCTAGCATTTAAAAACCCCACCAaggtggttttttttttctttttgttttttaataatgattgataatggtttaatttgagtttaaatcatttcattttgaacCGGTTTTAAGTTTGGGTCACTTGCATATTCAGGTAGTTTTAATTTCGATAAAatatcatgaaaatttttctattagGAGTTGGATTCATCTATTTCTAATGTTAAACTAATCATTGCATGTTAACATGAGATGTACGTGGCATGTCTcgccaatttttaacagtagaaatgaatgaaatttttaacaaaatgaactAGTTTACTCCTTGatgactaatttacccatttttatgAGTAAAGAAAGAAATACAATCTACTACTAATATAGTGAGTAAttaagttttgagtttgaattagttaattatttaatgtcTCATGAACCTTTGATTGAGGATTCAAGCCAGGATTTTGTTTGGTTATCttccacttttttttcttttttttttccttttttatataatttttttatcctatCTTTGTTGCTAAGGAGTTCATAAAAAAGGTTATAAATTAACCTTTTAATAACATATTGAAATACCCATAAATGATTCAAACAAAATAGTAGAAAAAAAAGTGTGGGGGAAttgaaaatagttaaatttttgtTGGATTTACAAAgatagttaattttattttaatctctaTCAAGAACCAGTTAGATCCTGTTTGATTAGTGGAAATAACATATGTTTAGAGTTGATTATGACCTAACCTGAGAAAATGACAACATCACCATGATTTTTGCTTTTTATGCATTTTTCTTCCAATAATGCTAACCAAACTTTTCAGCTTTATTACAACATTTGCACATtaccttttcttttcattctatatatttttttaatttttaaaggaattaatttttttttatttttagagagtgtaattttaatatattttaatttataatttaattatttatggaGAGATAAgttactttttcttttaaattttggggACCAAGACCTTTGCCTGCCCCTAGGTTAATCCTTGTatatatttgaacataaaaattaaaaaaattaagcaaatttaTGTTAACCTAGACATTTATTTGACATTTATATCTAAATCTGAATAACACGAGTCTAATTTGATCTCCATTTATTCTGCCTAAATGGGTTGGACTTTGATCaggttcttaaaattttaaatccaaaCCCAACTCGTTTCATTATTCATAtattaatcaaatattttaaaatatattttaataaattttattatttaaattaaatttaaactaaacgagtctattaaaaattaaaaattattgttcAAACCCTAACTCGGAAGAGGTTTGACTTGTGCCCAAAGACATCATCTCCTCCATTTTCTCATTATAATTATTTCTCTTCCCATTTTCTTTGAAACTACAAATTGCATGAGTGATGAAAGCTTCTCCTTCAAGATCAAAGATTCTAATGTTtggatttaaatataaaatgtgatgatgatgatgataatgatgatatgGGACATTTACTTTTTTCCAATTCTCAAAACATAATGaacccaaaaaaattaaacataaagttttaataatttcaaatttcaaccttcattttttcttaatttactttttcggataaaaaattagtatttttCGCTTTTCGAATGataaatctatatttttcaaaacattgaaataaaattatatttaaatttcactccctacaacttttataaaattaagatTTAGTATAATCTCATTCGATTACAACATTTTTTTAGTGATCTATCAAAACATGAAGTAAAATGAAAATTCGAATTTCAATATTTaccattaattaattttttttactttttgtaatttattttttataaacaaaTTAAGGGGAAGAAAAGAAATTCCTATCTATTATTAGGCTTGACATTCATAATTTTCGTGGTTGGTTTGGGCAGCTTTCACCTAAAATTGAAGTTTTCTAATCATGTTGACTTAATTTGGCAAAAGGCAATGTCCGATTGGGACATGTGGCTAACAACATCaaattttacttgataaattataaaattacacgcaaattttaatcaaatgtataatttaaactgtaaattttaatttaatataattatatattttaatttttaaaaagtaaatattttcatataaaaattaaattaaaacattataattttatgcattaaaaattcaaccatattaaatttttttaaaaaaaaatcgaatcaattaaaaaaaaactaacggTCTATTCAATTTGATAGACATCATTAACCGAAGGTTACCTAAACTATGAAATCTAGttgaatgaaaaaataataataataaatttgttttaaaaaaaaaaccttattgtGCGTAAGATGAACTCAAATgcacatttttattaaatttaatttttatttaatattaaattattgtaaaaaaattcaattgaCCAGTCCAAAAGTATATCACTTACttaactttcaatttttttaaaaatattattatattgatgaGTAGTCCACTTTTTTGGGGGGATTGTTTTCAAAGTCTTTGTGCCCTAAACAAGGTGCTACTAAGTTTTTTCATAATACAGCAATTATTAATCTTCTAAAAGAAAAACCTGGTCACAGTGGGAAGTATTTTCTACTTATGATTTTCAGtatgaaataaatacattaaaatgtATTTTGCTATCATAATTATATGTAGTTGCAACCAATCAAGTTGACTATAACATCcaaaaaatacaacaataattCGTTCTTACCAAACAAGGCTTTgatatttaattaagaaaatgtCCCAATTTGTGGTATGGAAGCAATGGCATGACCATATTACTATATAGTTAACTTGGTTCAattattatttacattttattatttatttttttagctttaggtcaagatttgacctttgaattatattttttttctatttttgtttctgAACTATCATTTTCATCCTATTCTGTCTTAAAAATTATCGACATTCAGCCAAAATATTTCACGTGTCATATTCTTATTTGTAATTCTTTGAGTAAATTGAGatgaaatttgtaattttgttaCTAAAGTGGgacaataaaaaattttgatatcaaaattagaaaacaaatatAATTCAAAAGTTAAATGGTGACTTTAAGACTAGGGGCAAATACAAGGGTAAACAAAAATCTTAGCTcctataaaacattaaaatccttttaaaatcctttgaaaattataaaattataaaataatttaccaataaaattaccttttaccataaaatttataattcaaatttgatccttaatttttttttcctacaTTGACACTTAAAAGAAAactataatttgaaaataaataaaggattAGATGATAATTACACTTTTAAATACTGTGAAAATGATTAATCCTTGATTACCCACCACTTGGTTGGATTTGTAAGATCTTTGTTTGATGATTTCCACTAAAGAAAATGGCCCATGCATATTGAAAGCTTGATTTCAATTCACATCCACTATAGAATGCTATTCAATTGATCATCATTTCTTGATTTTCATCCATCACAAACCATTCATGGTCAAATTCCACAtatagtccctctacttttcgtTTTACCTAATCTTATCCATTTTAACATTATTTAGTCAAATCTTCAAAATGCTCCTCGAATGACGTGAAATTTTCATAATATGCGCATAAAAACATGGTCTAATTTGTACGTACACATGGATAAAAATAACTTTCcacttaatataatattatagtttttgttttggataatttttaaaTGGGGCGAAATTGAAAAAGGTTAAGCACTTTTTGGTGAAGGCCAAGGGGATTCACGTGTTTTGGGAAAAAAGAAAGTTTATCCTTAATTCCAATTAGCAATGATGGTTTTGTTTAGCCAGTTTTTAAGCAATTACAGGATTTGGAATTCAGCTCAAGATTCCTCTATACACATGTGGTGGTTACAATCATCCATTTTGTTTGGCCTTATGTGGtggatttttctgatataaatttatatattattaaattataatatatttagtatgtgtgaaaaaattataatatataaaaatattgttttaaaattaaacgATGTTTTGATTGATATAGTAAAGTTAAACCTTTAAAAATCATGTCTCTTAAGTTATTTTActgtaataattttttataaaaatataacaacaAAAATATTTTCGTATTAATATTcgttattttgtaaaaataatgggCTTTTAGTCATTTTCCAattgaatttgtgtttaattaactcgagacaccaactcaatcaaaatttttatgtatAGTGTGTATATGATTGTTACAgaaatatatgtttgaattatggAAGAGGAAGGAAGTTCACATGGTGATGTTTAGGGCTTTTGTATATATTTTGATGAAGTTTCAACATGAGAGGTGTCTTACTGTAAATGATCGAatcattctctctttttcattcttGGTGAGTCTCCCTTATAGTACAAGTGTCAAGCTAACGAGAAGTTCATTAATCAAGTCATCGAAGGCCCTTAATACGTGCATTTGAAAATGGTTGAAGGATACATTATCGTGCCAAAGGGTTCTTACATAGATCATATTGCAATTGACAGTGACACACGTGTTATGCATGTAGGATCTTGTCGCAGGTCCTATGATTTGAGGCAAATGGTCCGGTCGCGAAGAAATAATTCCTGATGAAAGCCTTGACGATCCCATCATATTTTGGGAGAGATCTCTTTAAGCGAGACTTTAATGATCTCTTAAATTAAGTCCTATTGATTTTAGAACTTCTTTAGTATTAAGCccatcatatttaatttttacccTATTATA from the Gossypium hirsutum isolate 1008001.06 chromosome D09, Gossypium_hirsutum_v2.1, whole genome shotgun sequence genome contains:
- the LOC107929043 gene encoding uncharacterized protein — protein: MEIDSHLSSTFKQRGEMAMEIESVRCECCGLKEDCTQDYINEVKSKFEGKWLCGLCSEAVRDEVSRNKKQQFGVEEAVEAHMSFCGKFKSNPAVRVADGMRQMLRRSGDFSNNRNSPSSSSSSSSSSSKKFTRSATTKLY